CAGATGGTGAAGCTCTGCACGAACTCTGTCAAAACCCCACTGGTGCAATATAAAATCCCACAAGAACGATCCATCGACAGGCTCTTCAGCCAACTGGAGGTGTGCATCGGCTGTCTTGCTTCCGCTGTCTTCATGGAATGGGAtcagagagctgaagaaggCTTTATAAAAGATCTTTTCCGGGTGTCGTGTGGGAGATTCGCCCACTGCACGTCCTGCACCCAGCAGGAAATTCAGGTACAGGAAATTCAGACAGACAATTGTTCTGTCCCACACAGAGAACAACCAGACAAAGATCTGGAGTCCTCGCTGTCTGTGGAACTGTCACAAATGCCAAAACTAGAAGAAGCCTCAGAGGTAGAAACAGAGCCTGAAGAAGCAGCTGTGGCCTCTGAGGAGCAGAAACCCTCTGCGTCACCTCGAGGTGAACCAGAGGGAAAAAGGCTCCTCAGCACACTCCTTCAAGCTGTGCTTTCCCAGGCTGCAAAAGAATCCAAAGCCTGCCCCTTAGACTCCCTCCACCAGCACCTGTTAGATCAAATCTgctctgaaataaaaacagcagatttgACTTTATCACCAAAGGCCCTACAAGACCTTGCAAAGGACATTTTCAAAGACCTCTGCAAGGAAATTCCATTGAATTTAAGAGAGCCGACACTGGACAAACTTTTCATCTCTGTGTTTAAGAAACACCTGGCATCTACAGAGAAACTTGTCCGAGAGTCTTCTGAAATCAAGGCTCAGAAGCAGCTTTCAGTTGATGTCTGCATGGGCCGAACTTGTCATGCGTGCTTTCAAAAAGCACGCGTTTCCTACACACAGATGATACAATTTCTGCAATTAAGAACCGCTTGGTCAAGAAGATCTGGGCTGAGGTCCAAGATATTGATTTTCAACCTTCCTCGAAGACCTTCAAAACCTCACACAAGGTCATTTACAAATCTCTACTTAAGGAGTGGAAGGATCCCGAGTGTGTCATGATTTTAATTTGCCTCAACCAGCAAGCAGCTGAGGAAAAGTCATCACAACATTTAAAGAACATCTGATGTCGGCAGCGGCGCCAGCAGGTCGTATCAGCGGGTTCATGTCATTTCTGGGTCGGTGTTTCAGCATCACCCGCAGACAACAGTTGGTGTCTCCCTGTAAAACTGATATCAAAGTTACTCTTTAAATTGGCTAACAACAGACGATCAAACAAGCCAATTTATTTAACATCCAATGAGTCATTTTAAAAACCCCTGGGCTGGTCGCTGCAGATGGCcatccctccctgagcctggttctgcggaagTTTCtccctgttaaagggagttttttttcccactgttgccacaTGCTTGCTCAGAGGAATTGTCCAATTATTGGGGTTTTGTTTCTAGTCAGTAAATTAAACTGGCACTTTAAATTAATGATCAAATTTCAGAAAATCGAATAAAATTTTAAGCGAAAAATCACACTCTGATTTCTGCTTGCATTCACTGTCCGTCGGACAAATGTATAAATATTCAGCTTAGACTGAACGCATGTCGAGTAGCTGTCATTCAGTCCAAACTGTTTTAGGTAGAAAATGCAGAGAACATCCTGTTGTAATATTTTTAGTGAGATTTGATCCATGCAAAGTtgtacatttaaatgaaatcatACAGTGAACATGAGATACACCTTCCTGTTTCAGCAGCCAAAACATTAAGCACAACTTTAATAGAAATAACTCCATTTAATAAAATAGATTGGAATAAGGTCATTACAGAAACAAAAGGAGCTTAGTTTTAAGCTTCATctctattaaaataattttaaacagCGAGTGAGTTGTTTTGTTGATTGAAattgataaaagaaaaaaaatcaataaaattttaaaagattatacttTGATTTCTGGAGGTTTTCTTAAATGAGTGGCCAGTCTGTGGAACAAGAAATCCCCAAGAGAGAAAACATCCCAGCCTGAAGAAGCTGTGACCTCCGAGGAACAGAAACCTTCTGTGTAACATCAAGTTTGCAGAAAGCACAAGCACAGACACAGTCGTTCACACTGCTGCAGCTAAGCACAGTAAAATGTACTCAGACAACATCAACGCAGCCACTGTGGGCCCAGATGACTGCACCGTCCAGCTGCTGGGCAACATGGCCGCTCAGATGGTGCATCTGTGCCATGGCTGATTTTCCAGCATGAAATGTCCACGCTGTTGTGATCATCTCAGCAAGTCCATCAATTGCCTTTCACTCTTCTTTGTCCTTTCACTTGTGTCCTGTTTGTCAGCGTCCCATATAATTTCTTCAaagtaagtactgtatatgatgccagtattttcccacattttctagatgctgtaccagtactgtgtttaaaatgccatcaaaagcTCAATTAAGTgttattcttattcttctttctcacctttctcacaagtcttctttcactttttaaaggttgccgtGTTAAAAAGAAATCTTGTGCTACCATGcggttttgtattgttttggtaaataaatagtttatgaaaatatcactaaatctgtcatttattaattttaatattgattagtggtcatgtctcacctctagtcttcttggtcttaatttcaggtttctaGCATGTGTTGTATATATTTCAGGAGGTTGACTGGACCAAGCAGTCTTTTGTTCCCCGcttatgtactgtttaaaatccagaatagggaggactgtgtaggtttaagtttattagattgatgcATATGTACCAATGAGGTTCAGTTTCCTGGTATTTCAAGACGTTTACACAATAAAggggttatttaaaaaaaccaaaaaacacatacataaataca
The sequence above is a segment of the Oreochromis aureus strain Israel breed Guangdong linkage group 3, ZZ_aureus, whole genome shotgun sequence genome. Coding sequences within it:
- the LOC120433637 gene encoding uncharacterized protein LOC120433637, translated to MCNMAAQMVKLCTNSVKTPLVQYKIPQERSIDRLFSQLEVCIGCLASAVFMEWDQRAEEGFIKDLFRVSCGRFAHCTSCTQQEIQVQEIQTDNCSVPHREQPDKDLESSLSVELSQMPKLEEASEVETEPEEAAVASEEQKPSASPRGEPEGKRLLSTLLQAVLSQAAKESKACPLDSLHQHLLDQICSEIKTADLTLSPKALQDLAKDIFKDLCKEIPLNLREPTLDKLFISVFKKHLASTEKLVRESSEIKAQKQLSVDFAESTSTDTVVHTAAAKHSKMYSDNINAATVGPDDCTVQLLGNMAAQMVHLCHG